From Cloacibacillus sp., the proteins below share one genomic window:
- a CDS encoding S8 family serine peptidase — protein MILLFCSVAYGADYVENEVIVLTRDSNMTGSALSAAAREGSAAKAAALAKSVGAVSRRSYPALTAGSGRSIVLLSSQTKTADELILSLKGNPDVIGVTKNYKMKAHGKTPDDALWNKQWGPKRIKAPEVWENASVGSEEVYVAVLDMGAIYDHPDLAANISGILPDGTYGRMFHDNGSVTKIVRSGTPSCDVTIKDLSEVDYATVGDVGGHGTHVSGIIGAVGNNEIGVTGINWRVKILPVGVFSVVEKYDENNQKFFDTSAKLADIIGGLDYIVELKRTYGLNIRVANMSLGGWLEAVDQDTDPFAQSVKRASDAGIIVCISAGNDEQDIDNPVDHEGELVYPACFRFENTITVGASNEHDGLETTSGSNYSSSGKWVDIMAPGDNIMSTTPMCSYAGSREYNRTRYASWSGTSMATPMVAGAAALLCAVYPDKSANEIKMMLMNGAENVLREGYSKYGLLNVYNASRTRSGGSGGGGCSAGFALLALAALVPLAAWKRKK, from the coding sequence ATGATCCTCTTATTCTGTTCCGTCGCCTACGGAGCCGACTATGTGGAGAACGAGGTCATTGTGCTTACACGCGACTCGAATATGACCGGCTCAGCCTTGAGCGCCGCGGCTAGAGAAGGCTCCGCGGCGAAGGCCGCGGCGCTTGCGAAGAGCGTGGGCGCGGTTTCACGGAGAAGCTATCCAGCGCTGACCGCCGGCAGCGGACGGAGCATCGTTCTTCTCTCTTCGCAGACGAAGACGGCGGACGAATTGATTTTGTCGCTCAAGGGGAACCCCGACGTGATCGGCGTAACGAAAAACTACAAGATGAAGGCGCATGGCAAAACGCCGGATGACGCGCTGTGGAACAAGCAGTGGGGGCCTAAGCGGATAAAGGCGCCGGAGGTGTGGGAGAATGCCTCGGTAGGTTCCGAGGAGGTGTATGTCGCGGTGCTCGATATGGGAGCTATCTACGATCATCCAGACCTCGCGGCTAACATCAGCGGAATACTGCCGGATGGTACATATGGAAGAATGTTTCACGATAACGGGAGCGTTACCAAGATTGTCAGAAGCGGAACGCCCTCTTGCGACGTCACGATCAAAGACCTGAGCGAGGTCGATTATGCGACGGTCGGCGATGTCGGCGGCCACGGCACGCATGTCTCGGGGATCATCGGCGCGGTGGGAAACAACGAAATAGGCGTAACGGGAATCAACTGGAGGGTGAAAATACTGCCGGTGGGAGTTTTTTCCGTGGTGGAGAAATACGATGAAAATAACCAAAAATTTTTTGATACGAGTGCTAAGCTCGCCGATATCATTGGCGGGCTGGACTATATAGTGGAGCTTAAAAGGACTTACGGCCTTAATATCCGCGTCGCGAATATGTCTCTGGGCGGCTGGCTGGAAGCAGTGGATCAGGATACTGATCCGTTCGCACAGTCGGTAAAACGGGCAAGTGACGCTGGTATTATCGTATGTATCTCAGCTGGGAATGATGAACAGGACATAGATAATCCTGTAGATCACGAGGGCGAGCTGGTTTATCCCGCCTGCTTCCGGTTTGAAAATACGATAACCGTCGGTGCTTCGAACGAACATGACGGATTGGAGACAACTTCTGGTTCCAATTACAGCTCCAGCGGTAAATGGGTGGATATCATGGCCCCCGGCGACAATATAATGAGCACGACTCCCATGTGCAGCTACGCCGGCAGCAGGGAATATAACAGAACCAGATACGCCAGCTGGAGCGGCACCTCGATGGCTACGCCGATGGTGGCGGGCGCGGCGGCGCTGCTTTGCGCCGTCTATCCCGACAAATCCGCGAACGAGATAAAAATGATGCTGATGAATGGTGCGGAAAACGTGCTGCGTGAGGGCTATTCAAAATATGGCCTGCTGAATGTCTACAACGCCAGCCGGACGAGGAGCGGAGGTTCAGGTGGCGGCGGTTGTTCCGCCGGTTTTGCGCTGCTTGCGCTGGCAGCCCTAGTGCCGCTCGCCGCCTGGAAACGAAAAAAATAA
- the gpmA gene encoding 2,3-diphosphoglycerate-dependent phosphoglycerate mutase, producing MYKIVLIRHGESAWNKENRFTGWQDVPLSEKGLAEAKAAGELLKKEGYVFDKAYTSVLRRAIKTLWCVLEETDLMWIPVEKSWRLNERHYGALQGLNKAETAAEYGDEQVKIWRRSYATRPPLLTKDDERWPGHDSRYASLSPAELPLGECLEDTVARVVPYWREVIAPEVRAGKRLIIAAHGNSLRALVKYLDDVSEKDILELNIPTGVPLVYELDEELKPIRHYYLGDAEAIAAAQAAVAKQGSAKK from the coding sequence ATGTACAAAATCGTTTTGATAAGACATGGAGAGAGCGCGTGGAATAAAGAGAACCGCTTTACGGGGTGGCAGGACGTGCCCCTTTCGGAGAAGGGACTCGCCGAGGCGAAGGCCGCGGGCGAGCTGCTGAAAAAAGAGGGCTACGTCTTTGACAAGGCCTATACCTCGGTGCTGCGCCGCGCGATAAAGACGCTCTGGTGCGTGCTTGAGGAGACGGACCTCATGTGGATACCGGTCGAGAAGTCGTGGCGGCTCAACGAGCGCCATTACGGCGCGCTGCAGGGGCTCAACAAGGCGGAGACGGCGGCGGAGTACGGTGACGAGCAGGTGAAGATCTGGCGCCGCAGCTATGCCACACGCCCGCCGCTTCTTACAAAGGACGACGAACGCTGGCCGGGCCATGATAGCCGCTACGCCTCGCTCTCGCCGGCGGAGCTGCCACTCGGCGAGTGTCTGGAGGATACCGTGGCGCGCGTAGTCCCCTACTGGCGGGAGGTCATCGCCCCCGAGGTCAGGGCTGGCAAGCGGCTGATAATCGCGGCGCACGGCAACAGTCTGCGCGCGCTGGTGAAGTATCTTGACGACGTATCGGAGAAGGACATCCTGGAGCTGAACATCCCCACGGGCGTACCGCTCGTCTACGAACTTGACGAAGAGCTCAAGCCGATCAGGCACTATTACCTCGGCGACGCTGAGGCGATCGCCGCCGCACAGGCCGCCGTGGCAAAGCAGGGCTCGGCGAAAAAGTAA